The following are from one region of the Isoalcanivorax indicus genome:
- the phoB gene encoding phosphate regulon transcriptional regulator PhoB → MSKHTLLIVDDEPAIREMVAVALEMADFDVLEADNAQRAHEIIVDERPALILLDWMLPSVSGIELARRLKRDETTSEIPIIMLTAKSEEDNKIQGLDVGADDYITKPFSTRELISRIKAVLRRSSAAAADKAIEVDGLCLDPVSHRITANDEPVDMGPTEYRLLEFFMSHQERAYSRTQLLDQVWGANVYVEDRTIDVHIRRLRKALAPYDFDRFIQTVRGTGYRFSTKTARA, encoded by the coding sequence ATGAGCAAGCACACCCTACTGATCGTGGACGATGAGCCGGCCATCCGGGAGATGGTTGCCGTGGCCCTGGAAATGGCCGACTTCGATGTACTGGAGGCCGACAATGCCCAGCGCGCCCACGAGATCATTGTCGATGAGCGCCCGGCCCTGATCCTGCTGGACTGGATGCTGCCTTCGGTGAGCGGTATCGAACTGGCGCGCCGCCTCAAACGCGACGAGACCACCAGCGAAATCCCCATCATCATGCTCACGGCCAAGAGCGAGGAAGACAACAAGATCCAGGGGCTGGACGTGGGGGCGGATGACTACATCACCAAGCCGTTCTCCACCCGCGAACTGATTTCCCGCATCAAGGCCGTGCTGCGCCGCAGCAGCGCGGCGGCCGCCGACAAGGCCATCGAGGTCGACGGTCTGTGTCTGGACCCGGTCAGCCACCGCATCACCGCCAACGACGAGCCGGTGGACATGGGCCCCACCGAATACCGCCTGCTGGAGTTCTTCATGAGCCACCAGGAGCGCGCCTATTCCCGTACCCAACTGCTGGACCAGGTGTGGGGTGCCAACGTCTATGTCGAGGACCGCACCATCGACGTGCACATTCGCCGCCTGCGCAAGGCGCTGGCGCCGTACGACTTCGACCGCTTTATCCAGACGGTGCGCGGCACCGGCTACCGGTTTTCGACCAAGACCGCCCGCGCCTGA
- the phoR gene encoding phosphate regulon sensor histidine kinase PhoR, which yields MTYNSGHPTRMESQPVTPTVRQELRRIALFVLAGAGLSLMLDSLWPVLLAALLCLAFNLRQLMRLSHWVVSYEQGKPPPESRGAWGDLFDRLYHLLRREKAARDELEFLITRAETSITALRDAIVVVDRQGRIEYWNRAADRLLGFKAPHDKQQTLTNLIRDPRFAAYLKEGHFDHPLTLPSPNDEHRMLEFTITRFGAGDWLVIVRDVTRLHNLEQMRKDFVGNVSHELKTPLTVLKGYLETLLDSTPAEQKRVHRALIQMNQQSQRMEALVNDLLLLARLEGTEVEHDSERQALAPMLRRLRQDALAMAPDKQQDVQLEVAPGAGLLGNGAELHSAFANLVTNAVKYTPAGGHIRIRWWEDDAGGHLSVSDDGVGIEARHIPRLTERFYRPDSSRVTETGGTGLGLAIVKHVLLRHDGQLDIHSTPGRGSTFTCHFPGHRLASEAPIASGSA from the coding sequence TTGACGTACAATAGCGGGCACCCGACCCGCATGGAGAGTCAGCCGGTGACCCCCACCGTTCGCCAGGAGCTTCGCCGCATCGCCCTGTTCGTACTGGCCGGTGCAGGCCTGTCGCTGATGCTGGACAGCCTCTGGCCGGTGCTGCTGGCCGCACTCCTCTGTCTGGCGTTCAACCTGCGCCAGTTGATGCGCCTGAGTCACTGGGTCGTGAGCTACGAGCAGGGCAAGCCGCCGCCGGAAAGCCGGGGCGCCTGGGGCGACCTGTTCGACCGGCTGTATCATCTGTTGCGGCGCGAGAAAGCCGCCCGCGATGAGCTGGAATTCCTGATTACCCGGGCCGAAACCTCGATCACCGCCCTGCGCGATGCCATCGTCGTGGTTGATCGCCAGGGGCGGATCGAATACTGGAACCGTGCGGCAGACCGGCTGCTGGGTTTCAAGGCACCGCATGACAAGCAGCAGACGCTGACCAACCTGATCCGCGACCCACGCTTTGCTGCGTATCTCAAGGAAGGCCACTTCGACCATCCTCTGACGCTGCCATCGCCGAACGATGAACACCGCATGCTGGAATTCACCATCACCCGCTTCGGGGCGGGAGATTGGCTGGTCATCGTGCGTGACGTGACCCGGCTGCATAACCTGGAGCAGATGCGCAAGGATTTCGTAGGCAACGTCAGCCATGAACTGAAAACGCCGCTGACCGTGCTCAAGGGCTATCTGGAAACCCTGCTGGATTCGACTCCCGCCGAGCAGAAACGCGTCCACCGTGCGCTGATCCAGATGAACCAGCAAAGCCAGCGCATGGAAGCGCTGGTCAACGACTTGCTGCTGCTGGCGCGCCTGGAAGGCACCGAGGTCGAACACGACAGCGAACGGCAGGCGCTGGCGCCGATGTTGCGCCGACTGCGCCAGGATGCCCTGGCCATGGCGCCGGACAAGCAGCAGGACGTGCAGCTGGAAGTGGCGCCCGGCGCCGGGCTGCTGGGCAATGGCGCCGAGCTGCACAGCGCCTTCGCCAATCTGGTCACCAACGCCGTCAAATACACCCCCGCAGGCGGCCATATCCGCATCCGCTGGTGGGAAGATGATGCGGGCGGCCACCTGTCCGTCAGCGACGACGGCGTCGGCATTGAAGCCCGACATATTCCGCGCCTGACCGAGCGCTTCTACCGACCGGACTCCAGTCGCGTGACCGAGACCGGCGGCACCGGGCTCGGCCTGGCCATCGTCAAGCATGTGCTGTTACGCCACGACGGCCAGCTGGACATTCACAGCACGCCCGGTCGGGGCAGCACCTTCACCTGCCACTTTCCCGGCCACCGGCTGGCCAGCGAAGCGCCCATCGCCTCAGGCTCGGCATGA